A section of the Rhodobacteraceae bacterium M382 genome encodes:
- a CDS encoding ATP-binding cassette domain-containing protein produces MLEFRNVSKSFWTGSQRKVILDNVSFNVELGRSLGVLAPNGTGKTTLINMMAGLEKPDEGEIFRRCNISFPMGFSGGVVGKLSAKENARYIAKLYGLDADYVEAYCRWLCGLGEYFDQPMGTYSSGMKGRFTFSLMLALEFDIYLVDEGMPASTDVEFNKKAGAILQERLATTTMVIVSHSPGVLEKFAQSAAVLLNGQLYMFDTLEEAKQLYDYETQG; encoded by the coding sequence ATGCTTGAGTTTAGAAATGTTAGCAAATCCTTTTGGACGGGATCACAACGCAAAGTGATCCTGGACAATGTGTCGTTCAATGTCGAACTGGGTCGGTCGTTGGGTGTTCTCGCCCCAAATGGCACCGGCAAGACCACATTGATCAACATGATGGCCGGACTGGAAAAACCCGACGAAGGTGAGATCTTTCGCCGGTGCAACATATCGTTCCCCATGGGGTTCTCCGGCGGCGTTGTCGGCAAACTGTCGGCCAAGGAAAACGCCCGCTATATTGCCAAGCTTTACGGGCTCGATGCGGACTATGTCGAAGCCTATTGCCGTTGGTTGTGTGGGCTCGGGGAATATTTCGACCAGCCCATGGGCACCTATTCGTCAGGTATGAAAGGTCGTTTTACCTTTTCGCTGATGCTGGCACTGGAGTTCGATATCTACCTGGTCGACGAAGGCATGCCAGCCAGCACCGACGTTGAGTTCAATAAGAAAGCAGGGGCAATCCTGCAGGAACGGCTGGCCACAACGACGATGGTCATCGTATCCCACAGCCCTGGAGTTCTGGAAAAATTCGCACAATCGGCGGCCGTCCTGCTGAACGGCCAGTTGTATATGTTCGACACCTTGGAAGAAGCGAAACAGCTGTATGACTACGAAACCCAAGGCTAA
- a CDS encoding MFS transporter: MQERRIPEWLRHAPTPTVRNFGILSGIEAIVRGILISVFPLVMYRALGDAGLVSQAYFLVGLGSLIIGLLMPGIIRLIPRRWAYTIGVLLFVTSAGFAIEGSARSTVIALALNTVGTVMVFICFNAYVLDYISRVELGKCETSRMFYSAVGWTVGPMAGVLSYQYWAPAPFVISGTAALVMLAVFWFMRLGNGKLITRARGPASNPLVFLPRFLEQPRLVTGYVFALVRSCGWWVYVVYLPIFAIENGLGDQLGGILLSITNAALFGAPLLQRWISRRSIRQAVQAGFGAVALCFSLAAVLSNMPVVAVALLVLGSFCMIELDICAGLPFLMAVKPSERTEMSAIYSSYRDVSGILTPGAAWLVLLATPLAGIFAAGGFAAFGAAVLARRLHPRLGRNRMHPVAVSKPESIPAQ, encoded by the coding sequence ATGCAAGAGCGCCGTATACCCGAATGGCTGCGCCACGCCCCCACCCCGACAGTTCGCAATTTCGGCATATTGTCCGGGATCGAAGCGATTGTCAGGGGCATTCTGATTTCCGTGTTCCCGCTGGTCATGTACCGGGCCCTGGGCGACGCGGGGCTGGTGTCACAGGCGTATTTTCTGGTGGGTCTGGGATCTCTGATCATCGGCTTGCTCATGCCCGGCATCATCCGCCTGATCCCGCGCCGCTGGGCCTATACCATCGGGGTTTTGCTGTTCGTAACCTCGGCGGGTTTTGCCATCGAAGGCAGCGCTCGGTCCACCGTGATTGCGCTTGCCCTGAATACGGTCGGGACCGTTATGGTGTTCATCTGCTTCAACGCCTATGTGCTGGATTACATCTCTCGGGTCGAGTTGGGCAAATGCGAAACCTCGCGGATGTTCTACAGCGCTGTCGGATGGACGGTGGGGCCCATGGCCGGAGTTCTGTCGTATCAATACTGGGCACCCGCGCCCTTTGTGATCTCGGGCACCGCGGCATTGGTGATGCTGGCCGTGTTCTGGTTCATGCGGCTGGGCAATGGCAAACTGATCACCCGCGCGCGCGGCCCGGCCTCGAATCCGTTGGTGTTTCTGCCCCGGTTTCTGGAGCAGCCGCGCCTGGTCACGGGCTATGTCTTTGCCCTGGTCCGGTCCTGCGGGTGGTGGGTCTATGTTGTCTATCTGCCAATCTTTGCCATTGAAAATGGACTGGGCGACCAACTGGGCGGCATTCTTCTGTCAATCACCAACGCCGCCCTGTTTGGCGCGCCCCTGTTGCAGCGATGGATTTCCCGCCGGTCAATCCGCCAGGCGGTGCAGGCCGGGTTTGGCGCGGTTGCGCTGTGTTTCTCGCTGGCGGCGGTTCTGTCGAACATGCCAGTGGTGGCCGTTGCCCTATTGGTTCTGGGCTCGTTTTGCATGATCGAGCTGGACATCTGTGCCGGTCTGCCGTTCCTGATGGCCGTCAAACCATCCGAACGGACCGAAATGTCAGCGATTTATTCGTCCTACCGTGATGTGTCGGGCATCTTGACCCCGGGTGCAGCCTGGCTGGTTCTGTTGGCGACGCCATTGGCCGGGATTTTTGCCGCCGGAGGGTTTGCCGCATTTGGAGCTGCGGTTCTGGCGCGCCGCCTGCATCCGCGATTGGGGCGCAATCGGATGCACCCTGTCGCCGTTTCCAAACCAGAGTCCATTCCTGCCCAGTGA
- a CDS encoding ABC transporter permease, with protein sequence MSERGYHVELGERRFGRVNWLGLRTLAGREISRFVVVWTQTLLAPLVTAGLFLLIFNTAIGPRRGEVMGVPFLEFLAPGILMMAVIQNAFANTSSSIVISKVQGNIVDTLMPPLSGGELLLGYLAGAVVRGVVVALGIGAGLALVLGQVPQHPLIALVFVVLGAGFLGGLGIIAGVFAEKFDQMAAITNFIVTPLAFLSGTFYSVDALPPVLRVISHLNPVFYLIDGARFGMIGTSDSDPVTGLVICLAATGAICVLAWSMLHRGYRLKA encoded by the coding sequence ATGTCGGAGCGCGGGTATCATGTCGAACTGGGAGAGCGCCGTTTTGGCCGGGTGAACTGGTTGGGGTTGCGCACGCTTGCCGGGCGCGAGATCTCGCGGTTTGTTGTGGTCTGGACGCAAACCTTGCTTGCGCCCTTGGTGACAGCGGGTCTGTTCCTGCTGATTTTCAACACGGCCATCGGACCGCGTCGCGGTGAGGTGATGGGGGTTCCGTTTCTTGAGTTCCTGGCGCCGGGGATCCTGATGATGGCGGTGATTCAGAACGCCTTTGCCAATACGTCTTCGTCGATTGTCATTTCCAAGGTGCAGGGCAATATCGTTGATACGCTGATGCCGCCCCTGTCCGGGGGCGAGCTGTTGTTGGGGTATCTTGCGGGGGCCGTTGTGCGCGGTGTCGTTGTGGCGCTGGGCATCGGAGCGGGGTTGGCGTTGGTTCTGGGGCAGGTGCCGCAGCACCCGTTGATCGCATTGGTCTTTGTTGTCCTGGGGGCCGGGTTCCTGGGAGGATTGGGCATCATTGCCGGGGTGTTTGCCGAAAAATTCGATCAGATGGCGGCGATCACCAATTTCATCGTCACGCCGTTGGCATTTCTGTCGGGCACGTTTTATTCCGTCGATGCCCTGCCGCCTGTGCTGCGGGTGATCTCGCATCTGAATCCGGTATTCTACCTGATCGACGGTGCGCGCTTTGGCATGATTGGCACATCCGACAGCGACCCGGTGACGGGGTTGGTAATTTGTCTGGCAGCGACGGGCGCAATTTGTGTCCTGGCCTGGTCGATGCTGCACCGGGGATACAGGCTCAAGGCCTGA
- a CDS encoding capsule biosynthesis protein, translated as MTTKPKAKKFRIRRNTPTGETAPAQAVAASEPRASALSSARQAATAAKVSGAERVPPAASGTTAPENKQSTAQTPPSDASPPPQAQPPRRPTPTARSGQVSSARETSADADIDAIRREGLTGRQLRMARRVAQKHNLPATSDFDAVRLLRKKGIDPFQRSNMLELVVPQDAAKKKAVEKTDESKVQLPQTIQPAKQTLPSTDVSPAERRALEITEIQRDIARRRRRKLALLLTRLLFFVGIPTIIVGYYFYFVATPMYSTKSQFLIIKNESGGSSGFGGLLSGTQFATSQDSIATQAYLESKDAMLRLDREAGFRDHFTQDWIDPIQRLNPNPTNEETYGTYSKRVRIGYDPTEGVIRMEVTAADPEVAATFSRNLISYAEERVNALSEEKREDQMREARSAFEEAAQARREAQHALVNLQQRGSVLDPESVIASLRGRIDSVEVQLQEKELQLAALQDNARPNRAKVAGAKADIARLRSVRAQLNAQMLDASKGENSLAQLTIGIQMAQADLATRDMMLQSALQQVETTRLEANKQVRYLTTSVTPVASQDPSYPRKFENTLLAFLIFSGIYLMLSLTASILREQVTQ; from the coding sequence ATGACTACGAAACCCAAGGCTAAAAAGTTCCGGATCCGCCGGAACACCCCAACAGGCGAAACTGCGCCCGCGCAGGCTGTTGCTGCGTCCGAGCCGCGCGCCTCTGCGCTCTCCTCTGCGCGCCAGGCGGCCACTGCGGCCAAAGTGTCGGGGGCAGAACGTGTCCCCCCGGCCGCGTCGGGCACCACCGCGCCCGAGAACAAACAATCAACTGCCCAGACGCCCCCGTCGGACGCATCGCCCCCACCACAGGCGCAACCACCGCGTCGCCCCACGCCGACTGCCCGCAGCGGACAGGTCAGTTCGGCCCGGGAAACCAGCGCCGATGCGGATATTGACGCCATTCGCCGCGAAGGTCTGACCGGGCGCCAGCTGCGCATGGCGCGCCGCGTTGCCCAGAAACACAACCTGCCTGCCACCTCGGATTTTGATGCGGTCCGGCTGTTGCGCAAAAAGGGAATTGATCCGTTTCAGCGCTCCAACATGCTGGAACTGGTCGTGCCACAGGATGCGGCCAAGAAAAAAGCTGTCGAAAAGACAGACGAATCAAAAGTTCAGCTTCCACAGACGATCCAACCCGCCAAGCAGACATTGCCATCGACCGATGTGAGCCCCGCCGAGCGGCGCGCACTGGAAATCACCGAAATCCAACGCGATATTGCGCGACGTCGGCGGCGCAAACTGGCGCTGCTGCTGACACGGCTGCTGTTCTTTGTCGGGATTCCGACCATCATCGTCGGGTATTATTTCTATTTTGTCGCCACGCCGATGTATTCGACCAAATCCCAGTTCCTGATCATCAAGAATGAATCCGGGGGCTCATCCGGGTTTGGTGGATTGTTGTCAGGCACCCAATTTGCCACCAGTCAGGACTCGATCGCGACGCAGGCCTATCTGGAATCCAAGGACGCCATGCTGCGCCTGGACCGAGAGGCCGGTTTCCGGGACCATTTCACACAGGATTGGATCGATCCAATCCAACGGTTGAACCCGAATCCAACGAATGAAGAAACCTATGGGACGTATTCCAAACGTGTCAGGATTGGCTATGACCCGACCGAAGGTGTCATTCGCATGGAAGTGACCGCTGCAGATCCCGAAGTTGCAGCCACGTTTTCACGCAATCTGATCTCTTATGCCGAAGAGCGGGTAAACGCATTGAGCGAGGAAAAACGCGAAGACCAGATGCGCGAAGCCCGCAGCGCCTTTGAGGAAGCGGCCCAGGCCCGACGCGAGGCGCAACATGCTTTGGTCAACCTTCAACAGCGCGGATCCGTCCTGGACCCCGAAAGCGTCATCGCCAGTTTGCGCGGTCGCATCGATTCTGTCGAAGTTCAGCTCCAAGAAAAGGAGCTGCAACTGGCCGCCCTTCAGGACAATGCCCGCCCGAACCGGGCCAAAGTGGCCGGGGCCAAAGCAGATATTGCCCGCCTTCGATCGGTCCGCGCCCAATTGAACGCCCAGATGCTGGATGCGTCCAAGGGAGAGAACTCGCTGGCTCAGTTGACCATTGGGATACAAATGGCCCAGGCCGACCTGGCAACCCGTGACATGATGTTGCAATCGGCCCTGCAACAGGTCGAGACCACCAGGTTGGAAGCCAACAAGCAGGTGCGCTATCTCACCACCTCGGTGACACCGGTCGCAAGCCAGGATCCGTCCTATCCGCGCAAGTTCGAGAATACCCTTTTGGCTTTCCTGATCTTTTCGGGTATTTACCTGATGCTCTCGCTTACCGCGTCCATCCTTCGCGAACAGGTTACTCAATAA
- a CDS encoding SseB family protein → MDQISGLDRAHAEMETAMAQAGDADSARLRFYERLADTQLCVLLTQEAQGDQMTPEVFDLADGRFILVFDSEERLADFAGRVVPYAALSGRMIVQMLTGQGVGLGVNLDVAPSQTLIPAEAIDWLSQTLGHAPDEVEAGLTEFTPPKGLPDDLLKALDAKLSGAVGLATSAYLVGVRYDNGGAGYLLGFVDAKDNAHDALAKAAGEALTFSGIEAGVMDVGFFASGDPVADKLAAVGMRYDLPEPQQPKVYAPQKPGGDPDNPPKLK, encoded by the coding sequence ATGGACCAGATCAGCGGATTGGACAGGGCACATGCCGAGATGGAGACCGCCATGGCGCAGGCCGGGGATGCGGACAGCGCGCGGCTGCGGTTCTATGAACGCCTGGCTGATACGCAGCTGTGCGTGTTGCTGACACAAGAGGCACAGGGTGACCAGATGACACCCGAAGTTTTTGACCTCGCGGATGGGCGGTTCATCCTGGTGTTCGACAGCGAAGAGCGGTTGGCGGACTTTGCGGGGCGGGTGGTGCCCTATGCGGCGCTGTCAGGGCGCATGATCGTACAGATGCTGACCGGACAGGGCGTCGGGTTGGGGGTGAACCTGGATGTTGCCCCATCCCAGACGCTGATACCGGCCGAGGCCATCGACTGGCTGAGCCAGACCCTGGGTCACGCCCCGGACGAAGTCGAAGCAGGGCTGACCGAATTTACCCCTCCAAAAGGGCTGCCTGATGATTTGCTCAAGGCGCTGGACGCAAAGCTGTCTGGTGCGGTCGGGCTGGCAACTTCGGCCTATCTGGTTGGGGTGCGCTATGACAATGGCGGGGCCGGGTATTTGTTGGGGTTTGTCGATGCCAAAGATAACGCCCATGACGCGCTGGCCAAGGCCGCGGGCGAAGCGTTGACGTTTTCCGGTATCGAGGCGGGTGTCATGGATGTGGGGTTCTTTGCCTCTGGTGATCCGGTTGCCGACAAATTGGCGGCCGTGGGAATGCGATATGACTTGCCCGAACCGCAGCAGCCAAAGGTTTATGCCCCACAAAAACCGGGTGGAGATCCGGATAATCCGCCAAAGTTGAAATAG
- a CDS encoding phosphomannomutase/phosphoglucomutase, with amino-acid sequence MTKPTSPVTPNTWSFLRDPMITPTGFREYDARWKYPDEINLPGMTALGLGLGTQMQRRGIAPVIAVGNDYRDYSLSIKQALIIGLMQAGIQVKDIGPALSPMAYFAQFHLDVPAVAMVTASHNPNGWTGVKMGFERPLTHGPDEMNELRDIVLNGEGETRPGGSYEFVDGVKEAYLDDLVGDFKMSRPLKVVCATGNGTAAAFAPELFARMGVEVVPSHCELDYTFPHYNPNPEAMEMLHDMSASVKASGADMALGFDGDGDRCGVVDDEGEEIFADKVGVIMARDLSKLYPNATFVADVKSTGLFASDPELQKNGVTADYWKTGHSHMKRRVKQIGALAGFEKSGHYFLAEPIGRGYDCGMRVAVEICKLMDRNPDMSMSDLRKALPKTWSTPTMSPYCADTEKYQVLERLVQKLVAKHEAGEHVAGRAIKDVVTVNGARVILDNGSWGLVRASSNTPNLVVVCESSDSDAEMRAIFNDIDAVIRTEPLVGDYDQTI; translated from the coding sequence ATGACCAAACCTACTTCGCCGGTGACGCCGAACACCTGGAGCTTTCTGCGCGACCCGATGATCACCCCCACAGGGTTTCGCGAATATGATGCGCGCTGGAAATACCCCGATGAAATCAACCTGCCGGGCATGACTGCCCTGGGGTTGGGTCTGGGCACCCAGATGCAGCGGCGCGGGATCGCACCGGTGATCGCAGTGGGCAACGACTATCGCGACTATTCGCTGAGCATCAAACAAGCGTTGATCATTGGCTTGATGCAGGCCGGTATTCAGGTCAAGGACATTGGCCCGGCCCTGTCGCCCATGGCCTATTTCGCCCAGTTCCACCTGGATGTGCCTGCGGTGGCGATGGTTACGGCCAGCCACAATCCCAATGGTTGGACCGGGGTCAAAATGGGTTTTGAACGCCCACTGACCCACGGCCCCGACGAAATGAACGAGTTGCGCGATATCGTTCTGAACGGCGAAGGCGAAACCCGCCCGGGTGGGTCCTATGAATTTGTCGATGGCGTCAAAGAGGCCTATCTGGACGACCTGGTTGGCGATTTCAAAATGTCCCGCCCGCTCAAAGTGGTCTGCGCCACAGGTAATGGCACAGCCGCGGCCTTTGCGCCCGAACTCTTCGCGCGCATGGGCGTCGAAGTGGTCCCCAGCCATTGCGAACTGGACTACACCTTCCCGCATTACAACCCCAACCCCGAAGCGATGGAGATGCTGCACGACATGTCCGCCAGCGTCAAAGCATCCGGTGCTGATATGGCGTTGGGTTTTGATGGCGACGGGGATCGCTGTGGTGTGGTCGATGACGAAGGCGAAGAGATTTTTGCCGACAAGGTCGGCGTGATCATGGCCCGCGATCTGTCCAAGCTGTACCCGAATGCGACCTTTGTGGCCGATGTGAAATCCACCGGGTTGTTTGCTTCGGACCCCGAGCTGCAGAAAAACGGTGTGACGGCGGATTACTGGAAAACCGGCCACAGCCACATGAAGCGCCGGGTCAAACAGATCGGTGCGCTTGCCGGGTTTGAAAAATCTGGACACTACTTTCTGGCCGAGCCGATCGGGCGGGGATATGACTGTGGCATGCGGGTCGCGGTCGAAATCTGCAAGCTGATGGATCGCAATCCCGACATGTCCATGTCTGACCTGCGCAAGGCGCTTCCCAAAACCTGGTCGACTCCCACCATGTCCCCCTATTGCGCCGATACCGAAAAGTATCAGGTGTTGGAACGGCTGGTGCAAAAGCTGGTGGCCAAACATGAGGCCGGCGAACACGTCGCCGGACGTGCAATCAAGGACGTCGTGACCGTGAATGGTGCCCGGGTGATCCTGGACAATGGGTCCTGGGGCTTGGTTCGGGCCAGCTCGAACACGCCCAACCTGGTGGTCGTCTGCGAAAGCTCGGACAGTGATGCGGAAATGCGGGCCATTTTCAACGACATTGATGCCGTGATCCGGACCGAACCCCTGGTTGGCGATTACGATCAAACGATCTGA
- a CDS encoding nuclear transport factor 2 family protein: MSMKQNARDFFEACETGKGWDVCKQWCTDGATFSAQADALGDVNTLAGYADWMQGLLVPLPDGRYELKSFAVDEDRGNVTAAAVFHGTHTVDAGNGAPTGKSAAADYVYVMDFDGDKISHMTKIWNDGHTLKQLGWA; this comes from the coding sequence ATGTCAATGAAGCAGAACGCGCGTGACTTCTTTGAGGCATGTGAAACAGGCAAGGGCTGGGATGTTTGCAAGCAATGGTGCACGGACGGGGCTACGTTTTCGGCCCAGGCCGATGCGCTTGGTGACGTGAACACGCTGGCTGGATATGCGGATTGGATGCAGGGATTGCTGGTGCCGTTGCCGGACGGACGGTACGAACTGAAATCCTTTGCCGTTGACGAAGACCGCGGAAACGTAACTGCGGCGGCTGTCTTCCACGGAACCCATACAGTGGACGCTGGGAACGGAGCCCCCACGGGGAAGTCCGCGGCAGCCGATTACGTGTATGTCATGGATTTTGATGGCGACAAGATCAGCCATATGACCAAGATCTGGAATGATGGCCACACTCTCAAGCAGCTAGGCTGGGCCTAA
- a CDS encoding GcrA cell cycle regulator: MSWTDERVELLKKMWGEGQSASQIAKELGGVTRNAVIGKVHRLGLSNRTTSASAAKAAEPKEKPAPAAPKVEAKPKPQPKTEPARPVTPVEAAPSGDSRPTTPARKQIIPAGQPLPPQPSANEISPEALAKVNEIEKKAKRLTLMELTERTCKWPVGDPATEDFWFCGLPVQQGKPYCEAHVGVAFQPMSARRDRKR, from the coding sequence ATGTCCTGGACAGACGAGCGCGTCGAACTGCTCAAGAAAATGTGGGGCGAAGGCCAGTCGGCCAGCCAGATTGCCAAGGAACTGGGCGGTGTCACCCGCAATGCGGTGATCGGTAAGGTGCACAGGCTGGGCCTGTCCAACCGCACCACCAGCGCCAGCGCCGCCAAGGCCGCCGAGCCAAAGGAAAAGCCAGCCCCCGCCGCGCCCAAGGTCGAGGCCAAACCAAAGCCGCAGCCAAAGACCGAACCCGCCCGCCCGGTGACTCCGGTCGAAGCAGCACCTTCGGGCGACTCCCGCCCGACAACGCCTGCGCGCAAGCAGATCATTCCTGCGGGCCAACCGCTGCCTCCTCAGCCGTCAGCCAATGAAATCAGCCCCGAAGCATTGGCAAAGGTCAATGAAATCGAGAAAAAGGCCAAAAGGTTGACCTTGATGGAATTGACCGAGCGGACCTGCAAATGGCCCGTTGGCGACCCTGCGACCGAAGATTTCTGGTTCTGTGGCCTGCCGGTCCAGCAGGGCAAACCCTATTGCGAAGCCCATGTGGGCGTGGCGTTCCAACCGATGAGCGCCCGACGCGACCGCAAACGGTAA
- the kdsA gene encoding 3-deoxy-8-phosphooctulonate synthase yields MKHIQVADLTIGNDRPLTIIAGPCQLESADHAQMIAGTLKEACDAAGAQFVFKGSFDKANRTSVNAAPALGLENGLAVLQSVKDTIGVPVITDVHEKEQCAPVAQVCDILQIPAFLCRQTALLRAAGETGIAVNVKKGQFLAPWDMANVAAKIESTGNGNVMLTERGVSFGYNRLVVDMQSLPEMARAGHPVIMDATHAVAQPGGLGGSSGGQREFAPVMARAAVSVGVAGVFMETHQDPDNAPCDGPNMIYLDQMPKLIDTLMAFDRLAKANPVQI; encoded by the coding sequence ATGAAACATATCCAAGTCGCCGACCTGACGATCGGCAATGATCGCCCTCTGACCATCATTGCCGGCCCCTGCCAGCTGGAATCCGCCGATCATGCCCAGATGATCGCAGGCACGCTCAAGGAAGCCTGCGACGCCGCGGGTGCGCAGTTCGTGTTCAAGGGCTCTTTTGACAAGGCCAACCGGACCTCGGTCAATGCAGCGCCCGCATTGGGGTTGGAAAACGGCCTTGCCGTGCTGCAATCGGTCAAGGACACCATCGGCGTGCCCGTCATCACCGATGTGCACGAAAAGGAACAATGCGCCCCGGTCGCCCAGGTCTGTGACATCCTGCAGATCCCGGCCTTTCTGTGTCGTCAGACCGCCCTGCTCAGGGCTGCCGGGGAAACCGGCATTGCAGTCAACGTGAAAAAGGGACAGTTCCTGGCACCCTGGGACATGGCCAACGTCGCGGCCAAGATCGAAAGCACCGGCAACGGCAACGTGATGCTGACCGAACGCGGCGTCAGCTTTGGGTATAACCGCCTGGTGGTCGACATGCAGTCGCTGCCCGAAATGGCGCGCGCCGGTCATCCCGTCATCATGGACGCCACCCACGCAGTAGCCCAACCCGGCGGGCTTGGCGGCTCTTCGGGCGGGCAGCGCGAATTCGCCCCCGTCATGGCGCGCGCCGCCGTGTCTGTCGGCGTCGCTGGCGTGTTCATGGAAACCCACCAGGATCCAGACAACGCCCCCTGTGACGGCCCCAATATGATCTACCTTGATCAAATGCCCAAACTGATCGATACGCTGATGGCATTCGATCGGCTGGCCAAGGCCAACCCAGTTCAGATTTGA
- a CDS encoding YHS domain-containing protein, with amino-acid sequence MKRMIMAIAAAGFFAVPAFAGEQFVDATGYAVSGYDVVAYRSLAEVPVGQAATPAVPGRADITVDYNGATFAFSSEENRAKFLEKPEFYVPQYDGHCAYGVSKGGKVPGNPNLWRIVDDKLYLNITKNVVGFWEEDIPGNINLAEGNWPGIDPKPASENPIPNFTSPAPDQG; translated from the coding sequence ATGAAGCGTATGATCATGGCTATTGCAGCCGCAGGTTTCTTTGCAGTGCCTGCGTTTGCCGGTGAACAATTCGTCGACGCGACCGGCTATGCGGTGTCCGGCTACGACGTGGTGGCCTATCGCAGCCTGGCCGAAGTGCCTGTTGGGCAGGCCGCGACACCGGCGGTGCCGGGCCGTGCCGATATCACGGTGGACTACAATGGGGCCACATTTGCGTTCTCAAGCGAAGAAAACCGCGCCAAATTCCTGGAAAAGCCCGAGTTTTACGTGCCCCAATATGACGGACATTGTGCCTATGGCGTGTCCAAAGGCGGCAAGGTTCCGGGCAACCCGAACCTGTGGCGGATCGTTGATGACAAACTGTATCTGAACATCACCAAGAATGTGGTCGGGTTCTGGGAAGAGGACATTCCCGGCAATATCAATCTGGCCGAAGGCAACTGGCCGGGAATCGATCCCAAACCGGCCTCTGAGAATCCGATCCCGAATTTCACATCGCCAGCACCAGATCAGGGCTGA
- a CDS encoding uracil-DNA glycosylase family protein, with protein sequence METIDELTGLIRGCRLCSDRFAATTTRHQPRPVVWFSDSARILIAGQAPGARVHDSGRPFTDPSGDRLRAWLGLSATEFYDRSRLAIVPMGFCFPGYNAKKADLPPPPICAHTWHTRVMAQLPNVELKVLIGAHAQRWHLNHKGPVTALVQGWRDHAPQVFPLPHPSWRNTAWLKKNPWFESELLPVLRARVRQLME encoded by the coding sequence ATGGAAACCATTGACGAATTGACCGGTCTGATCCGGGGCTGTCGGTTGTGTTCGGATCGTTTTGCGGCAACAACAACCCGCCATCAGCCACGACCTGTTGTCTGGTTTTCCGACAGCGCCCGCATCCTGATTGCGGGGCAGGCCCCTGGTGCCCGTGTCCATGACAGCGGCCGCCCCTTTACCGACCCGTCAGGGGATCGGTTGCGAGCGTGGCTGGGGCTGAGCGCGACGGAATTTTATGACAGATCCCGGCTGGCCATTGTGCCGATGGGGTTCTGCTTTCCCGGCTATAACGCCAAAAAGGCTGATTTGCCGCCGCCTCCGATCTGCGCCCACACCTGGCATACGCGGGTGATGGCACAGCTGCCCAACGTCGAGCTCAAGGTGCTGATCGGGGCCCATGCGCAGCGGTGGCACCTGAACCACAAGGGACCGGTTACTGCATTGGTGCAGGGGTGGCGGGATCATGCGCCGCAGGTGTTCCCCTTGCCTCATCCGTCCTGGCGCAATACCGCATGGCTGAAGAAAAACCCGTGGTTCGAGAGCGAGCTGTTGCCGGTCTTGCGCGCACGGGTGCGGCAACTGATGGAATAA
- the yghU gene encoding glutathione-dependent disulfide-bond oxidoreductase: MSDTPTYTPPKVWTWDTESGGQFASINRPIAGATHDKDLPVGEHPFQLHSLATPNGVKVTIMFEELLELGHTGAEYDAWLINIGEGEQFGSGFVEANPNSKIPALWDRSGPEPVRVFESASILMHLAEKFGEFLPASGPARTETLNWLFWQMGSAPYLGGGFGHFYAYAPEKWQYPIDRFAMEAKRQLDVLDRELANKTYIAGDDYTVADMAIWPWYGQLVLGRLYSAAEFLDVESYTNVMRWAKAIDARPAVSRGRMVNRGFGELHTQLRERHAASDFETRTQDKLEPAESES, encoded by the coding sequence ATGAGCGACACACCGACCTATACCCCGCCCAAAGTCTGGACGTGGGATACCGAAAGCGGCGGCCAGTTCGCCAGCATCAACCGCCCCATCGCAGGCGCGACCCACGACAAGGACCTGCCCGTGGGCGAACATCCATTCCAGTTGCATTCGCTGGCCACGCCCAATGGGGTCAAGGTCACCATCATGTTCGAAGAACTGCTGGAACTGGGCCACACCGGCGCAGAATATGACGCTTGGTTGATCAACATCGGCGAAGGGGAGCAATTCGGGTCCGGCTTTGTCGAGGCCAATCCCAATTCAAAGATCCCGGCCCTGTGGGACCGTTCGGGCCCGGAACCGGTACGGGTTTTCGAAAGCGCGTCGATCCTGATGCATTTGGCCGAGAAATTCGGGGAATTTCTGCCCGCGTCTGGCCCCGCACGCACCGAAACCCTGAACTGGTTGTTCTGGCAAATGGGCAGCGCACCGTATCTGGGCGGCGGGTTTGGACATTTCTATGCCTATGCGCCGGAAAAATGGCAGTACCCGATTGATCGTTTCGCCATGGAGGCAAAACGGCAACTGGATGTGTTGGATCGTGAGCTGGCCAACAAGACCTATATTGCAGGTGATGACTACACGGTTGCCGACATGGCGATCTGGCCCTGGTACGGTCAGCTGGTGCTGGGCCGCCTGTACAGCGCGGCCGAATTCCTGGACGTCGAGAGCTATACCAACGTCATGCGTTGGGCCAAAGCCATTGATGCCCGCCCCGCCGTCAGCCGTGGTCGTATGGTGAACCGGGGCTTTGGCGAATTGCACACCCAGTTGCGCGAACGCCATGCAGCGTCGGATTTCGAAACCCGGACCCAGGATAAACTGGAACCCGCTGAATCTGAAAGCTGA